A DNA window from Mytilus edulis chromosome 14, xbMytEdul2.2, whole genome shotgun sequence contains the following coding sequences:
- the LOC139502813 gene encoding uncharacterized protein — protein sequence MSGLARSTNLQRGLNASKMTTSTHICADEEVMSASKKALESGRITPLLKVELWAKIQARRLSEGKEEMQVDFEKSPHSSNELTKDEQERARGRRASNRVAAKKCRGKKKMERVNLDQLKDDLEVRNRKLKAQVQRIEEEKIKLTEKLLGNVGVLTNHIEEPVQIPAMGSEMTMNTACIMTEFNNCDVTSVNMCEMQIPEETYEALDVEDKTDSHDTIEYSRAGEQEDHGDIEDLTYFRSSQEVPTDSCSEIQMEERAPSNITSPLPEFEDGDDLDDWMGTSYINLDKYIL from the exons ATGTCAGGACTTGCCAGATCGACAAATTTACAACGTGGTTTAAATGCTAGCAAG ATGACAACATCAACACATATTTGCGCGGACGAGGAAGTGATGAGCGCCAGCAAGAAAGCGCTGGAAAGTGGAAGGATCACACCCCTTTTAAAAGTGGAATTGTGGGCCAAGATTCAGGCAAGAAGACTGTCCGAGGGAAAAGAGGAGATGCAAGTAGATTTTGAAAAGAGTCCTCACAGTTCTAATGAG TTAACCAAAGACGAGCAAGAGAGAGCCCGAGGAAGGAGAGCTAGCAACAGGGTTGCTGCCAAGAAGTGCAGGGGAAAGAAGAAGATGGAAAGAGTCAATCTTGATCAG TTGAAGGACGATTTGGAAGTAAGAAATCGGAAACTTAAGGCACAGGTTCAAagaattgaagaagaaaaaatcaaGCTAACAGAAAAACTTCTCGGAAACGTCGGTGTTTTAACAAATCACATTGAAGAGCCAGTACAAATTCCTGCAATGGGATCAGAAATGACAATGAACACTGCCTGTATAATGACAGAATTTAATAACTGTGACGTAACATCTGTGAATATGTGTGAAATGCAGATACCAGAAGAAACATATGAAGCATTAGACGTTGAGGATAAAACAGATAGCCACGACACCATAGAGTATTCACGAGCAGGCGAACAGGAGGATCACGGAGACATAGAAGATTTAACTTACTTTCGTAGTTCTCAGGAGGTACCGACAGATTCTTGTTCAGAAATACAAATGGAGGAACGAGCTCCATCGAACATCACAAGTCCACTGCCAGAATTCGAAGATGGCGATGATCTAGATGACTGGATGGGGACAAGTTACATTAATTTggacaaatatattttataa
- the LOC139504299 gene encoding probable DNA double-strand break repair Rad50 ATPase: protein MRNSAFIQHLDIANVLKIELKGVKSKLSEEKWKNSEQQQHIQDFTFQLNHLESVKYERDQFKQELANISKHKEESASRLNVQEYVNQIQELKDRVIEKDKTVKMVQDLYFMRSTEFTDEIETLKNEKSDLHSKLQSQENSVKQLTKELQSLRHENYMLSSSQHQQRPNYNNRHYNNRRGGRFR from the coding sequence ATGAGAAATTCGGCCTTCATTCAACATTTGGACATTGCAAATGTGTTAAAAATAGAACTAAAGGGTGTTAAGTCGAAATTATCAGAGGAAAAATGGAAAAATTCAGAACAACAACAGCACATTCAGGACTTTACATTTCAATTGAATCATTTAGAGAGTGTTAAATACGAGAGAGATCAGTTTAAGCAAGAGCTTGCAAACATTAGTAAACATAAAGAAGAAAGTGCCTCGCGTTTAAACGTACAGGAATATGTGaatcaaattcaagaattaaaggACCGAGTAATTGAAAAAGACAAGACTGTGAAAATGGTGCAAGATCTTTACTTTATGCGTTCAACCGAATTTACGGACGAAATAGaaacattgaaaaatgaaaaatcagaCCTTCATTCTAAACTTCAATCTCAAGAAAATTCTGTCAAACAGCTGACAAAAGAACTGCAAAGCCTTCGGCATGAAAATTATATGTTGTCTTCCAGTCAACACCAACAGCGACCTAACTACAACAACAGACACTATAACAACCGCAGAGGAGGCCGATTTAGATAG